One Caretta caretta isolate rCarCar2 chromosome 6, rCarCar1.hap1, whole genome shotgun sequence genomic region harbors:
- the LOC142072522 gene encoding uncharacterized protein LOC142072522, producing the protein MRATWQKLLIFSISKTPADRRRKKRLQGQTHPRLPTPQPPTHAPPHDKPSLTTGLGGPPDYLHRTHLTEPGGGAAGDTPGRGGDCSAAPAPAASRPPAARLRPHVAGGPGRKDSARRGGGAASGACAEKTYRTCSEQASSWVWNHEGTRLSGGAFGAGGEEPVHCPVKGDLACWGEPVDDGRTCGVDQGREVALPRVPSSAGDG; encoded by the exons ATGCGAGCCACATGGCAGAAACTTCTCATATTTTCCATTTCCAAAACTCCAGCCgacaggaggaggaaaaaacgGCTCCAGGGGCAAACGCACCCACGCCTCCCAACTCCGCAGCCCCCTACCCACGCCCCGCCACATGACAAACCATCGCTGACAACAGGGCTCGGGGGCCCTCCCGACTACCTCCATCGCACGCACCTCACCGAGCCCGGCGGCGGGGCCGCGGGAGACACCCCGGGTCGCGGAGGCGACTGCTCCGCAGCTCCGGCCCCAGCAGCGAGCCGGCCTCCGGCAGCGCGGCTCCGGCCCCACGTGGCAGGCGGCCCGGGGAGGAAGGACTCGGCGAGGCGGGGAGGCGGCGCGGCGAGCGGAGCATGCGCG GAAAAAACATATCGGACTTGCTCGGAACAGGCTAGTTCATGGGTTTGGAACCATGAAGGAACCAGGCTGTCAGGTGGAGCttttggagctgggggtgaagaACCGGTCCATTGTCCTGTGAAAGGAGATCTGGCCTGTTGGGGAGAGCCCGTGGATGATGGGAGGACATGCGGAGTAG ACCAGGGAAGAGAAGTAGCACTGCCCCGAGTCCCGTCCTCAGCCGGggacggttga